A region from the Clostridiaceae bacterium genome encodes:
- a CDS encoding FMN-binding glutamate synthase family protein, with protein MSLMRYLYSRVADQMLEKLADMKMVKAPTAVDNYSFIKFMGIAEKAKNGKPLSEPLGSTLNFKDFQDLMFIPRMFPLPDGTPLDKKVIIGKKAKKPMELPVPFMIAAMAYGASVSMKVKLALAKASTVVGTATNSGESGFLQEERDIAKLYVVQYNRAGWGNEPEQLQQADMIEIRISQGASAGDGFRINSEVIGDELRKHLKLEKGQDAVMPARFPDINNEEDLKNKVNELRELADGIPIAVKIAAGNIEEDLDKLLYAGVDAIVLDGAQGETSGSPEITINNFGIPTLYALVRAVEHLERKGARDSVSLIMTGGFRDAADMLKAIALGADAFYIGYPVDIAAAYTQFNRLPPGSSPTDLYLYDGKHTDLFDVKEGADCAGNFLKALSEEMDIALRCLGKDSINKLSKEDLVALTQDMAQITGVELAYPIHKIKT; from the coding sequence ATGTCTTTAATGCGATATCTTTATAGCCGCGTGGCAGATCAAATGCTTGAAAAACTGGCTGACATGAAAATGGTTAAAGCGCCAACTGCTGTTGATAATTATTCCTTTATTAAATTTATGGGAATTGCCGAAAAAGCAAAAAATGGCAAACCTCTAAGTGAACCCCTTGGTTCTACTTTAAATTTCAAGGACTTTCAGGATTTGATGTTCATACCCAGAATGTTCCCACTCCCCGATGGTACCCCTCTTGATAAAAAAGTAATTATTGGTAAGAAAGCAAAAAAACCAATGGAACTTCCTGTACCATTTATGATAGCTGCCATGGCCTATGGAGCATCGGTTAGCATGAAAGTTAAGTTAGCCTTGGCAAAAGCATCTACAGTTGTAGGTACAGCCACTAATTCGGGAGAAAGTGGCTTTTTGCAGGAAGAAAGAGATATTGCGAAGCTTTATGTAGTTCAATATAACCGTGCCGGTTGGGGAAATGAACCTGAACAATTGCAGCAGGCGGATATGATTGAAATAAGAATAAGTCAGGGCGCCAGCGCAGGGGATGGATTTAGAATTAATAGTGAAGTCATAGGAGATGAGCTCAGAAAACATTTAAAACTTGAAAAAGGCCAGGATGCGGTTATGCCTGCCCGTTTTCCTGATATAAACAATGAAGAAGATCTAAAGAATAAAGTAAATGAATTACGTGAATTAGCAGATGGTATACCTATCGCAGTTAAAATAGCAGCAGGAAATATTGAAGAAGACCTGGATAAACTGCTCTATGCAGGAGTAGATGCTATTGTTTTGGATGGAGCCCAGGGAGAAACCTCTGGAAGTCCTGAAATTACCATTAATAATTTTGGCATTCCCACTTTATATGCTCTTGTAAGAGCAGTTGAACATCTTGAAAGAAAAGGTGCCCGGGACAGTGTATCTCTAATAATGACCGGCGGGTTCAGGGATGCAGCAGATATGCTAAAAGCTATTGCCCTTGGAGCTGATGCTTTTTATATAGGTTACCCTGTAGATATTGCCGCTGCCTATACACAGTTTAACCGTCTGCCTCCTGGTTCCAGCCCTACTGATTTATATCTGTATGACGGTAAGCACACAGATTTATTCGATGTAAAAGAGGGGGCTGACTGCGCAGGAAACTTTTTAAAAGCATTGTCTGAAGAAATGGATATAGCTTTGAGATGCCTGGGCAAGGATTCTATCAACAAGCTGTCAAAAGAAGATTTGGTAGCTTTAACACAGGATATGGCACAAATTACCGGAGTGGAATTAGCTTATCC